The following proteins are co-located in the Pyricularia oryzae 70-15 chromosome 1, whole genome shotgun sequence genome:
- a CDS encoding ribonuclease Trv, with the protein MAPQQSIRALLAYAGNIFSQVPLGGIANPFDSGSAVVGNTGVQQQQCHYSPLTGAPACPIDGPMSCHNSTPVEGNSCCFVHPGGQLMLTQFWDQDIHEGGSDEDWTIHGLWPDLCNGGYEQFCNIAPQYRNITEILHAHGQADLVSYMNRYWVADRGTNDHLWEHEWNKHGTCINTLAPACYSAPSSSSCSSTNAAVASPGEMAVVDYFTRAVALFKTLDTYTALERAGIVPHARKRYPLVDVQKALAEYLGGGKVALRCRGGNRHRKGDVLNEAWFVYYVKGSLQTGEFVPAPPTGRDATNCAPWIKYPPKRRRGDL; encoded by the exons ATGGCACCACAACAGTCCATCCGGGCTCTGCTCGCCTACGCGGGCAACATCTTCTCCCAAGTCCCGCTCGGTGGGATCGCGAACCCATTCGACTCCGGCTCGGCAGTTGTCGGAAACACCGGCgtgcagcaacaacaatgtCACTACTCGCCCCTCACCGGTGCACCTGCCTGCCCGATTGACGGCCCCATGTCGTGCCACAACAGCACGCCCGTCGAAGGCAATTCGTGCTGCTTTGTGCACCCCGGCGGTCAGCTGATGTTGACTCAGTTTTGGGATCAGGACATTCACGAAGGAGGTTCTGACGAGGATTGGACGATCCATGGGCTGTG GCCGGATCTGTGCAACGGCGGCTACGAGCAGTTCTGCAACATTGCGCCGCAGTACAGAAACATCACCGAAATCCTCCACGCGCACGGGCAGGCGGACCTCGTCTCCTACATGAACAGGTACTGGGTCGCAGACCGGGGCACCAATGACCACCTGTGGGAGCACGAGTGGAACAAGCACGGGACGTGCATCAACACGCTCGCGCCGGCGTGCTACTCTGCaccatcctcatcctcgtgcAGCAGCACGAATGCCGCGGTAGCAAGCCCCGGCGAGATGGCAGTGGTGGACTACTTTACTCGCGCGGTCGCGCTTTTCAAGACGCTCGACACGTACACGGCGCTGGAGCGCGCCGGCATCGTGCCGCACGCGCGCAAGCGCTACCCCCTCGTCGACGTGCAAAAGGCGCTGGCAGAGTAcctgggcggcggcaaggtcGCGCTGCGGTGCAGGGGTGGCAACAGGCACAGGAAGGGCGACGTGCTCAACGAGGCTTGGTTCGTCTACTACGTCAAGGGCAGCCTGCAGACGGGAGAGTTTGTCCCCGCGCCCCCGACCGGCAGGGAcgcgaccaactgcgcgccGTGGATCAAGTACCCGCCCAAGAGGAGACGTGGGGATCTGTAG
- a CDS encoding C6 zinc finger protein produces MTTAVKRACDACHRRKVKCDGINPCRNCSSAQLSCTYNAIPQKKGPKGSRAKVISELRETQRQTSLATKVHNRLNGAPSPPASPAPAPSRGLLTKEMVSACIEFYFANMFSIIPILNRQQVEHDLGVWETDPETYSLMTSLCAFMMLQPGMSMPGGDPYGLDAQPGASIVSARLLMEETSRVRRLYDHLEKPSLNSVCTSYFLFACHYGLEEHDRAWYHLRDALTVTLMFGMNKEESYLTVDNATASRWRRLYWLLYMTERSYAIQRGRPLSLQATVNLPTLGDGPMDPFGTQLSSFLLLITIFRQFDDQFTNLWCKSRNNCSSSYINTLHKNFNEVLPHYLNNVDPQLADARNNQAWLKNLIWQLSMAKTQNVSDTTVQYPVDLQRELVAMTGAFSTQNTELINAGFIEKLCETSSSLIDVLTVQPATQNPFSPFNPRETLQQIFNLVGVIRKDESRFLPLLLCKMHEVIPRLISPMLQHMPDNMCSVDIFDGFGNAGMGQPSTMQMDDFDYRFPEPSIKTEPGTSSGASVPSVTDMHSPFSSSPPVISPQVEYPQGITQDFNPISDMMSPVGPGQQLNGPGGMGSHQTQHRMPQPPPQQHHQYTPTSAHNHPPKPTIQTMGHNMSTHHQNSLHGGINQPSNIPGQHPLPQQPLTSAAVRGPQPFSPAGAMNHSIMPGGPAMLMRPQPPQRSNSFAMPPPSNNTQLRTVGDFQTLQRTNSDMSVLTNSMGVSMGGGGGGMMGTEIDFNTLSR; encoded by the exons ATGACGACTGCCGTGAAGAGGGCGTGTG ACGCCTGCCACCGTCGCAAAGTCAAATGCGACGGCATCAACCCGTGCAGAAACTGCTCGTCTGCCCAGCTCTCGTGCACCTACAATGCGATTCCACAGAAAAAGGGGCCCAAGGGCTCGCGAGCCAAGGTCATCAGCGAACTTCGAGAAACGCAACGTCAGACAAGCCTGGCAACGAAAGTACATAACCGCCTCAATGGCGCCCCGAGTCCACCGGCAAGCCCGGCGCCGGCACCATCTCGCGGTCTGTTGACCAAGGAGATGGTCAGCGCGTGTATCGAGTTCTACTTCGCCAACATGTTCTCCATCATACCTATTCTGAACCGACAGCAAGTCGAACACGACCTTGGTGTATGGGAGACCGATCCCGAGACGTACAGCCTCATGACGTCCCTTTGCGCCTTCATGATGCTCCAGCCTGGCATGTCGATGCCAGGTGGCGACCCTTATGGCCTGGATGCGCAACCCGGAGCCAGCATTGTGTCAGCTCGTCTGCTTATGGAGGAGACATCCCGCGTGCGCCGACTTTACGATCATCTCGAGAAGCCAAGCCTTAACAGCGTCTGCACTAGCTACTTTCTTTTCGCGTGCCATTACGGATTGGAGGAGCATGATAGGGCTTGGTATCATCTGCGTGACGCTCTAACCGTTACGCTCATGTTTGGGATGAACAAGGAGGAATCGTACCTTACTGTGGACAACGCTACTGCTTCACGGTGGAGGCGCCTCTACTGGTTGCTCTACATGACAGAAAG GTCCTACGCCATACAACGCGGCCGTCCGCTGTCACTGCAGGCCACTGTTAACTTGCCGACACTGGGAGATGGGCCGATGGATCCTTTCGGAACTCAACTGAGCAGTTTCTTGCTTCTGATAACTATATTCCGGCAGTTCGACGACCAGTTCACAAATCTTTGGTGCAAGAGCAGGAACAACTGCTCGTCCAGCTATATCAACACACTGCACAAGAACTTCAACGAGGTGTTGCCACACTACCTAAACAACGTAGACCCCCAGCTGGCTGATGCTCGAAACAACCAGGCTTGGCTCAAAAACCTTATTTGGCAGCTGAGCATGGCCAAGACCCAGAACGTCAGCGATACGACAGTTCAATATCCCGTGGATCTGCAACGAGAGCTCGTGGCAATGACCGGAGCCTTCTCTACCCAGAACACGGAGTTGATAAACGCCGGCTTT ATTGAAAAACTTTGCGAAACCTCTTCGTCTCTGATTGACGTCTTGACAGTTCAGCCTGCAACCCAAAACCCATTTAGCCCGTTCAATCCCCGCGAGACCTTGCAGCAGATTTTCAACCTCGTTGGAGTCATTCGAAAAGACGAGTCCCGGTTCTTGCCACTGCTTCTCTGCAAGATGCACGAGGTTATCCCTCGCCTCATTAGTCCGATGCTTCAGCACATGCCTGACAACATGTGCAGCGTCGATATTTTTGATGGCTTTGGCAACGCAGGGATGGGCCAGCCAAGCACGATGCAGATGGATGACTTCGACTACAGATTCCCGGAGCCATCGATCAAGACGGAGCCTGGGACTTCGTCAGGCGCAAGCGTTCCCTCAGTCACAGATATGCACTCGCCATTCAGTAGTTCGCCGCCTGTGATATCTCCTCAAGTCGAGTACCCGCAAGGGATCACACAGGATTTCAATCCCATATCGGACATGATGAGCCCTGTTGGTCCTGGCCAACAGCTGAATGGACCTGGAGGCATGGGATCTCATCAGACACAGCACCGCATGCCGCAGCCAccgccgcagcagcatcatCAATATACACCGACTTCGGCTCACAACCATCCTCCTAAACCAACAATTCAAACAATGGGTCATAACATGTCTACCCATCATCAAAATAGCCTCCATGGCGGAATCAATCAGCCATCCAACATACCAGGCCAGCATCCGTTACCGCAACAGCCCCTTACCAGTGCCGCCGTAAGAGGACCCCAGCCGTTCAGTCCTGCAGGAGCAATGAATCATTCGATCATGCCGGGTGGACCCGCTATGTTAATGCGGCCACAGCCACC